Proteins from a single region of Sesamum indicum cultivar Zhongzhi No. 13 linkage group LG5, S_indicum_v1.0, whole genome shotgun sequence:
- the LOC105161646 gene encoding mitochondrial outer membrane import complex protein METAXIN, producing MEDGGGERERLTLVARKPCFGLPTACPKSLPVYIYLRFSKIPFSLEFNLIHPDSDQIPFVESGDYVAYNNEKGGVIPNLKEDGIVDLDSEVSGIPEWVSIKAMVESWLADAVMYELWVGCDGKSAQKIYYSDLPWPIGKILYFKQVLVVKQLLGITSDNAERREEEIYSRAALAYGALSSRLGEQSFFFDNRPTSLDAAFLGHVLFVLHALPETSVLRSKLLSHSNLVSYAENLKMEYVDANLSSSSVPQSDPSSSASKRGPSHWSSKPRSKAKREKTEEEKKFRRRAKYFLATQLVAILIFLSLLGGSSDAEVELGDDDDGLNYD from the exons ATGGAAGATGGCGGAGGGGAAAGAGAAAGGCTGACACTTGTGGCAAGAAAGCCTTGTTTCGGGCTGCCTACCGCTTGCCCTAAATCTCTGCCCGTTTACATTTATCTTAGATTTTCCAAGATTCCATTTAGTTTGGAATTCAATCTCATCCACCCTGATTCTG ATCAAATACCTTTTGTTGAATCTGGTGATTATGTGGCCTATAATAATGAGAAGGGTGGAGTCATTCCGAACTTGAAGGAGGACGGCATTGTTGATTTGGACTCGGAGGTCAGTGGTATACCCGAGTGGGTATCAATAAAGGCGATGGTCGAGTCCTGGCTTGCTGATGCAGTCATGTATGAACTTTGGGTGGGGTGTGATGGTAAGTCAGCGCAGAAGATTTATTACTCTGATCTCCCTTGGCCAATAGGAAAAATTTTGTACTTCAAGCAAGTTCTTGTTGTGAAACAACTACTTGGGATAACGTCGGACAACgcagaaagaagagaagaagag ATATACAGTAGAGCGGCCTTGGCTTATGGTGCTTTGTCATCTAGGTTAGGGGAGCAGTCCTTTTTCTTTGACAACAG GCCGACAAGTTTGGATGCAGCTTTTCTTGGGCATGTTCTGTTTGTCCTTCATGCTTTACCT GAGACATCGGTTCTGAGAAGCAAGCTCCTGAGTCATTCTAATCTTGTAAGTTATGCTGAAAATCTCAAAATGGAGTATGTAGATGCCAATTTGTCGTCTTCATCAGTCCCCCAGTCTGATCCCTCTTCATCGGCTTCAAAGCGAGGCCCTTCACATTGGA GTTCAAAACCAAGAAGCAAAGCTAAGAGGGAGAAGACGGAGGAAGAGAAGAAGTTCAGAAGAAGAGCTAAATACTTTCTAGCTACTCAACTTGTtgccattttgattttcctCTCCCTCCTTGGCGGATCTAGTGACGCTGAAGTGGAGCTTGGAGATGATGACGATGGTTTAAATTATGACTAG
- the LOC105161644 gene encoding pumilio homolog 6, chloroplastic isoform X3, with product MMATESPIRILEGTEKWSHLKQSTTYGPSSSKISFEDLGLFVKDQRLESLEKDVMPSRSGSAPPSMEGSVEAVDHIVSQRKSTLSPSLLYPNISASNRETELQFLADPSSSSYHGSNIFSDRRLGGPHKSMENLPLFLPSGSTGSDWKITPYAKFVDATVQLPWNSLPAHEEESEEDGSSEQSASLSFDKAALPVYYGGLLDSMQETSQLASSPTYDRSHSLGYKPGEETVVSDVEPHSLDNISISISTARTNAPTSDCIKKASALDGPRDTVVRSAVHERDFNAINANAQDNIPTAGSHVEAGRSVNGTRPSNSNTNKFHKKEQLSPQNNMPQQQTPRHESNPYRVQVSYSQTINPELSHLYSSSNQFPYRSLSVSRAEVQPILQSSGFSPPLYATESAFVTSPSPFYPYLQPPGFFAPQYSMDGYAYNSAFLPSYLPGFPSQGAGAMAFDSASFPISGVSDGGNLHAYNMQNLQKFCGQVGVPVQPSFSDLLHMQFFRPAVQDLYGTCGHFSHQIRGDGAVLNQVNSHASQKGANLVGLSNDHKPQHSAAAGCNTYDPQTELKLGKGQRLELSDIAGHICEFSADQHGSRFIQQKLETCSVEEKASVFKEVIPNASKLMTDVFGNYVIQKLFEYGSSEEREELANQLEGQILPLSLQMYGCRVVQKAVEVIDIEQKARLVRELDGHVMRCVRDQNGNHVIQKCIESIPTDKIHFIISSFRGQVATLSTHPYGCRVIQRALEHCKDKSQTQFIVDEILDSVYSLSQDQYGNYVAQHVLEMGKPGERSEIIEKLSGSIAELCLHKFASNVVERCLEYSDSTSRTILIKEIIGHGDNDDNLLIMMKDQYANYVIQKILQVCSSDQQDMLLGLIRNHLTVLKKYTYGKHIVARFEELYGEAISMLSRNSNVRIVGPGCRQ from the exons ATGATGGCAACAGAAAGCCCCATTAGGATATTGGAAGGGACAGAAAAATGGTCGCACCTTAAGCAGTCTACAACATATGGGCCATCGTCTTCCAAGATCAGCTTTGAAGATCTGGGTTTGTTTGTCAAAGATCAAAGGTTGGAAAGCCTTGAGAAGGATGTGATGCCAAGCCGGAGTGGAAGTGCACCCCCAAGCATGGAAGGTTCTGTCGAAGCAGTTGACCACATAGTTTCCCAGAGGAAATCCACTTTGAGTCCTAGCTTGCTATATCCAAACATCTCTGCTAGTAATCGTGAGACTGAGCTGCAATTTCTTGCTGATCCATCATCATCGTCATACCATGGATCCAATATATTTTCGGACCGAAGGCTTGGTGGGCCTCACAAATCAATGGAGAATTTGCCTCTATTTCTGCCTAGTGGTAGTACTGGCAGTGATTGGAAAATAACTCCTTATGCTAAATTTGTGGATGCCACTGTGCAATTGCCTTGGAATAGTCTTCCAGCTCATGAGGAAGAGTCTGAGGAGGATGGATCATCTGAACAGAGTGCGTCTTTGTCTTTTGATAAAGCTGCTTTGCCGGTTTACTATGGTGGTTTATTGGACTCAATGCAG GAAACTTCCCAACTTGCTTCATCACCTACATATGATCGGAGTCACTCCTTGGGCTATAAACCTGGGGAAGAGACAGTAGTTTCTGATGTTGAACCTCATAGCCTGGATAATATCTCTATTAGCATATCAACTGCTCGTACTAATGCTCCCACCTCAGATTGTATTAAGAAAGCCTCAGCACTTGATGGCCCCAGGGATACAGTAGTTAGGTCAGCTGTACACGAAAGAGACTTCAATGCTATAAATGCCAATGCGCAGGATAATATCCCGACTGCAGGATCCCATGTTGAAGCTGGAAGGAGTGTTAATGGAACTCGTCCTTCTAATTCCAATACTAATAAATTTCACAAGAAAGAGCAACTTTCCCCTCAAAATAACATGCCGCAACAGCAAACACCTCGACATGAAAGCAACCCTTATCGAGTTCAGGTCTCTTACTCACAAACGATAAATCCAGAACTGAGTCATTTGTACAGTAGCTCGAACCAATTTCCTTATAGATCTTTAAGTGTTTCAAGGGCAGAGGTTCAACCAATTCTCCAGTCATCTGGATTCTCACCTCCACTTTATGCCACAGAATCTGCTTTTGTGACTTCACCGTCTCCATTTTATCCATATCTGCAGCCACCGGGCTTCTTCGCTCCACAATATAGCATGGATGGATATGCATACAACTCTGCGTTTCTGCCTTCCTATCTGCCTGGGTTTCCCTCTCAAGGTGCTGGTGCTATGGCATTTGACAGTGCCTCCTTTCCCATTTCTGGAGTTTCAGATGGAGGAAAtctacatgcatataatatgCAAAATCTACAGAAATTTTGTGGTCAAGTGGGAGTCCCTGTGCAACCTTCATTCTCCGATTTATTGCATATGCAGTTTTTCCGGCCAGCTGTACAAGATCTTTATGGTACCTGTGGTCATTTTAGTCATCAGATACGAGGAGATGGTGCTGTTTTGAACCAAGTGAATTCTCACGCCTCACAGAAAGGGGCAAACCTCGTTGGTCTGTCGAATGACCATAAACCTCAACATTCAGCTGCTGCAGGTTGCAACACTTATGATCCCCAAACAG AGTTGAAATTGGGTAAAGGTCAAAGATTAGAGCTATCCGATATAGCCGGACATATTTGTGAATTCAG CGCGGACCAACATGGAAGTAGATTCATTCAGCAGAAGTTGGAAACTTGTAGCGTCGAAGAGAAAGCTTCTGTTTTTAAGGAAGTTATTCCGAATGCTTCCAAACTAATGACTGATGTTTTTGGTAACTATGTCATTCAGAAG CTTTTTGAGTATGGTAGCTCAGAGGAACGGGAGGAGCTTGCAAATCAACTGGAAGGTCAAATTTTGCCATTGAGTTTGCAGATGTACGGGTGCCGTGTAGTCCAAAAG GCTGTTGAAGTTATtgatatagaacaaaaagcaAGGCTTGTCAGGGAGCTGGACGGACATGTAATGAGATGTGTCCGTGATCAAAATGGAAATCACGTTATACAAAAATGCATTGAGAGTATCCCCACAGACAAAATtcatttcataatttcttcttttcgtGGTCAAGTAGCAACACTTTCAACGCATCCTTATGGTTGTCGTGTCATACAG AGGGCCCTGGAGCATTGCAAAGATAAATCACAGACGCAGTTCATAGTGGATGAGATTTTGGATTCAGTTTACTCCCTTTCTCAGGACCAGTATGGTAACTATGTCGCACAG CATGTATTAGAGATGGGTAAGCCCGGCGAAAGGAGTGAAATCATTGAGAAATTATCTGGATCTATAGCAGAACTGTGCTTGCACAAGTTTGCATCAAATGTTGTCGAAAGGTGTCTGGAGTATAGTGATTCTACTTCAAGAACCATACTGATAAAGGAGATTATCGGTCATGGTGATAACGATGATAATTTATTG ATTATGATGAAAGACCAATACGCCAATTATGTCATACAGAAGATTTTACAAGTATGTAGCAGCGATCAGCAGGACATGTTGCTTGGTCTAATAAGAAACCATCTTACTGTGTTAAAGAAGTACACATACGGGAAGCACATCGTTGCTCGATTCGAAGAGCTATACGGTGAAG CCATTTCAATGCTGTCCAGAAATTCAAACGTCAGAATCGTAGGGCCGGGATGTCGACAGTGA
- the LOC105161788 gene encoding agamous-like MADS-box protein AGL80, whose product MAKRRIKHEQIANASKRNAIFGRRANSLLKKANELSLLCGVDIGVIIHKQGAENDSILWPSPDAFEQRLYKFLDFSNFERAKKMVLHEQYLEKMISMESEYFLKSMKRTEFKESQQLLSEVQQGKHLCQLDLYQLNCLNSTIDEMLKNLQKKDNELNNEQQQQQAQLFSLPPPPLLLPSPGMAAAMQQEIGGNDQLFTGPMSEE is encoded by the coding sequence ATGGCAAAAAGAAGAATCAAACACGAGCAAATAGCCAACGCGAGCAAGAGAAATGCCATTTTTGGGAGAAGGGCGAACAGCTTGCTCAAGAAAGCAAACGAGCTCTCGTTGCTTTGTGGAGTCGACATTGGGGTAATAATCCACAAACAAGGAGCAGAGAATGATTCAATCTTGTGGCCGTCCCCTGACGCCTTTGAGCAGAgactatataaatttttggactTTTCTAATTTCGAAAGAGCCAAAAAGATGGTCTTACACGAGCAATATTTAGAGAAAATGATAAGTATGGAGTCGGAATATTTCCTGAAATCCATGAAGAGGACTGAATTCAAAGAGTCCCAACAATTACTGAGTGAGGTGCAACAAGGTAAGCATCTCTGTCAACTTGATTTGTACCAGCTCAATTGTTTAAACTCAACTATAGATGAAATGCTCAAAAACCTTCAAAAGAAGGATAATGAGCTCAACAATGagcagcagcaacaacaaGCACAGTTGTTCTCCCTTCCTCCTCCGCCGCTACTGCTTCCTTCTCCTGGAATGGCAGCGGCCATGCAACAAGAGATTGGTGGTAATGACCAATTGTTCACGGGGCCGATGTCCGAAGAGTGA
- the LOC105161644 gene encoding pumilio homolog 5 isoform X1: MMATESPIRILEGTEKWSHLKQSTTYGPSSSKISFEDLGLFVKDQRLESLEKDVMPSRSGSAPPSMEGSVEAVDHIVSQRKSTLSPSLLYPNISASNRETELQFLADPSSSSYHGSNIFSDRRLGGPHKSMENLPLFLPSGSTGSDWKITPYAKFVDATVQLPWNSLPAHEEESEEDGSSEQSASLSFDKAALPVYYGGLLDSMQETSQLASSPTYDRSHSLGYKPGEETVVSDVEPHSLDNISISISTARTNAPTSDCIKKASALDGPRDTVVRSAVHERDFNAINANAQDNIPTAGSHVEAGRSVNGTRPSNSNTNKFHKKEQLSPQNNMPQQQTPRHESNPYRVQVSYSQTINPELSHLYSSSNQFPYRSLSVSRAEVQPILQSSGFSPPLYATESAFVTSPSPFYPYLQPPGFFAPQYSMDGYAYNSAFLPSYLPGFPSQGAGAMAFDSASFPISGVSDGGNLHAYNMQNLQKFCGQVGVPVQPSFSDLLHMQFFRPAVQDLYGTCGHFSHQIRGDGAVLNQVNSHASQKGANLVGLSNDHKPQHSAAAGCNTYDPQTGNISSHYSFGSPTSVGPSVQFPPASAANRIVQAKPVGGTNSPRGRYNIGHSHSSGNPSKAYRHQSQNWSNMNPYSFLEELKLGKGQRLELSDIAGHICEFSADQHGSRFIQQKLETCSVEEKASVFKEVIPNASKLMTDVFGNYVIQKLFEYGSSEEREELANQLEGQILPLSLQMYGCRVVQKAVEVIDIEQKARLVRELDGHVMRCVRDQNGNHVIQKCIESIPTDKIHFIISSFRGQVATLSTHPYGCRVIQRALEHCKDKSQTQFIVDEILDSVYSLSQDQYGNYVAQHVLEMGKPGERSEIIEKLSGSIAELCLHKFASNVVERCLEYSDSTSRTILIKEIIGHGDNDDNLLIMMKDQYANYVIQKILQVCSSDQQDMLLGLIRNHLTVLKKYTYGKHIVARFEELYGEAISMLSRNSNVRIVGPGCRQ, translated from the exons ATGATGGCAACAGAAAGCCCCATTAGGATATTGGAAGGGACAGAAAAATGGTCGCACCTTAAGCAGTCTACAACATATGGGCCATCGTCTTCCAAGATCAGCTTTGAAGATCTGGGTTTGTTTGTCAAAGATCAAAGGTTGGAAAGCCTTGAGAAGGATGTGATGCCAAGCCGGAGTGGAAGTGCACCCCCAAGCATGGAAGGTTCTGTCGAAGCAGTTGACCACATAGTTTCCCAGAGGAAATCCACTTTGAGTCCTAGCTTGCTATATCCAAACATCTCTGCTAGTAATCGTGAGACTGAGCTGCAATTTCTTGCTGATCCATCATCATCGTCATACCATGGATCCAATATATTTTCGGACCGAAGGCTTGGTGGGCCTCACAAATCAATGGAGAATTTGCCTCTATTTCTGCCTAGTGGTAGTACTGGCAGTGATTGGAAAATAACTCCTTATGCTAAATTTGTGGATGCCACTGTGCAATTGCCTTGGAATAGTCTTCCAGCTCATGAGGAAGAGTCTGAGGAGGATGGATCATCTGAACAGAGTGCGTCTTTGTCTTTTGATAAAGCTGCTTTGCCGGTTTACTATGGTGGTTTATTGGACTCAATGCAG GAAACTTCCCAACTTGCTTCATCACCTACATATGATCGGAGTCACTCCTTGGGCTATAAACCTGGGGAAGAGACAGTAGTTTCTGATGTTGAACCTCATAGCCTGGATAATATCTCTATTAGCATATCAACTGCTCGTACTAATGCTCCCACCTCAGATTGTATTAAGAAAGCCTCAGCACTTGATGGCCCCAGGGATACAGTAGTTAGGTCAGCTGTACACGAAAGAGACTTCAATGCTATAAATGCCAATGCGCAGGATAATATCCCGACTGCAGGATCCCATGTTGAAGCTGGAAGGAGTGTTAATGGAACTCGTCCTTCTAATTCCAATACTAATAAATTTCACAAGAAAGAGCAACTTTCCCCTCAAAATAACATGCCGCAACAGCAAACACCTCGACATGAAAGCAACCCTTATCGAGTTCAGGTCTCTTACTCACAAACGATAAATCCAGAACTGAGTCATTTGTACAGTAGCTCGAACCAATTTCCTTATAGATCTTTAAGTGTTTCAAGGGCAGAGGTTCAACCAATTCTCCAGTCATCTGGATTCTCACCTCCACTTTATGCCACAGAATCTGCTTTTGTGACTTCACCGTCTCCATTTTATCCATATCTGCAGCCACCGGGCTTCTTCGCTCCACAATATAGCATGGATGGATATGCATACAACTCTGCGTTTCTGCCTTCCTATCTGCCTGGGTTTCCCTCTCAAGGTGCTGGTGCTATGGCATTTGACAGTGCCTCCTTTCCCATTTCTGGAGTTTCAGATGGAGGAAAtctacatgcatataatatgCAAAATCTACAGAAATTTTGTGGTCAAGTGGGAGTCCCTGTGCAACCTTCATTCTCCGATTTATTGCATATGCAGTTTTTCCGGCCAGCTGTACAAGATCTTTATGGTACCTGTGGTCATTTTAGTCATCAGATACGAGGAGATGGTGCTGTTTTGAACCAAGTGAATTCTCACGCCTCACAGAAAGGGGCAAACCTCGTTGGTCTGTCGAATGACCATAAACCTCAACATTCAGCTGCTGCAGGTTGCAACACTTATGATCCCCAAACAGGTAATATATCAAGTCACTATTCTTTTGGAAGCCCAACCAGTGTTGGTCCTTCAGTGCAATTTCCTCCTGCATCTGCTGCTAATCGAATAGTGCAAGCAAAACCTGTGGGGGGAACCAATTCTCCCAGAGGGAGATATAATATCGGTCATTCTCACTCTAGTGGTAACCCTAGCAAAGCTTATAGACACCAAAGTCAGAACTGGAGTAATATGAATCCGTATTCTTTTCTTGAAGAGTTGAAATTGGGTAAAGGTCAAAGATTAGAGCTATCCGATATAGCCGGACATATTTGTGAATTCAG CGCGGACCAACATGGAAGTAGATTCATTCAGCAGAAGTTGGAAACTTGTAGCGTCGAAGAGAAAGCTTCTGTTTTTAAGGAAGTTATTCCGAATGCTTCCAAACTAATGACTGATGTTTTTGGTAACTATGTCATTCAGAAG CTTTTTGAGTATGGTAGCTCAGAGGAACGGGAGGAGCTTGCAAATCAACTGGAAGGTCAAATTTTGCCATTGAGTTTGCAGATGTACGGGTGCCGTGTAGTCCAAAAG GCTGTTGAAGTTATtgatatagaacaaaaagcaAGGCTTGTCAGGGAGCTGGACGGACATGTAATGAGATGTGTCCGTGATCAAAATGGAAATCACGTTATACAAAAATGCATTGAGAGTATCCCCACAGACAAAATtcatttcataatttcttcttttcgtGGTCAAGTAGCAACACTTTCAACGCATCCTTATGGTTGTCGTGTCATACAG AGGGCCCTGGAGCATTGCAAAGATAAATCACAGACGCAGTTCATAGTGGATGAGATTTTGGATTCAGTTTACTCCCTTTCTCAGGACCAGTATGGTAACTATGTCGCACAG CATGTATTAGAGATGGGTAAGCCCGGCGAAAGGAGTGAAATCATTGAGAAATTATCTGGATCTATAGCAGAACTGTGCTTGCACAAGTTTGCATCAAATGTTGTCGAAAGGTGTCTGGAGTATAGTGATTCTACTTCAAGAACCATACTGATAAAGGAGATTATCGGTCATGGTGATAACGATGATAATTTATTG ATTATGATGAAAGACCAATACGCCAATTATGTCATACAGAAGATTTTACAAGTATGTAGCAGCGATCAGCAGGACATGTTGCTTGGTCTAATAAGAAACCATCTTACTGTGTTAAAGAAGTACACATACGGGAAGCACATCGTTGCTCGATTCGAAGAGCTATACGGTGAAG CCATTTCAATGCTGTCCAGAAATTCAAACGTCAGAATCGTAGGGCCGGGATGTCGACAGTGA
- the LOC105161644 gene encoding pumilio homolog 5 isoform X2 has protein sequence MMATESPIRILEGTEKWSHLKQSTTYGPSSSKISFEDLGLFVKDQRLESLEKDVMPSRSGSAPPSMEGSVEAVDHIVSQRKSTLSPSLLYPNISASNRETELQFLADPSSSSYHGSNIFSDRRLGGPHKSMENLPLFLPSGSTGSDWKITPYAKFVDATVQLPWNSLPAHEEESEEDGSSEQSASLSFDKAALPVYYGGLLDSMQETSQLASSPTYDRSHSLGYKPGEETVVSDVEPHSLDNISISISTARTNAPTSDCIKKASALDGPRDTVVRSAVHERDFNAINANAQDNIPTAGSHVEAGRSVNGTRPSNSNTNKFHKKEQLSPQNNMPQQQTPRHESNPYRVQVSYSQTINPELSHLYSSSNQFPYRSLSVSRAEVQPILQSSGFSPPLYATESAFVTSPSPFYPYLQPPGFFAPQYSMDGYAYNSAFLPSYLPGFPSQGAGAMAFDSASFPISGVSDGGNLHAYNMQNLQKFCGQVGVPVQPSFSDLLHMQFFRPAVQDLYGTCGHFSHQIRGDGAVLNQVNSHASQKGANLVGLSNDHKPQHSAAAGCNTYDPQTGNISSHYSFGSPTSVGPSVQFPPASAANRIVQAKPVGGTNSPRGRYNIGHSHSSGNPSKAYRHQSQNWSNMNPYSFLEELKLGKGQRLELSDIAGHICEFSADQHGSRFIQQKLETCSVEEKASVFKEVIPNASKLMTDVFGNYVIQKLFEYGSSEEREELANQLEGQILPLSLQMYGCRVVQKAVEVIDIEQKARLVRELDGHVMRCVRDQNGNHVIQKCIESIPTDKIHFIISSFRGQVATLSTHPYGCRVIQRALEHCKDKSQTQFIVDEILDSVYSLSQDQYGNYVAQHVLEMGKPGERSEIIEKLSGSIAELCLHKFASNVVERCLEYSDSTSRTILIKEIIGHGDNDDNLLIMMKDQYANYVIQKILQVCSSDQQDMLLGLIRNHLTVLKKYTYGKHIVARFEELYGEEIQTSES, from the exons ATGATGGCAACAGAAAGCCCCATTAGGATATTGGAAGGGACAGAAAAATGGTCGCACCTTAAGCAGTCTACAACATATGGGCCATCGTCTTCCAAGATCAGCTTTGAAGATCTGGGTTTGTTTGTCAAAGATCAAAGGTTGGAAAGCCTTGAGAAGGATGTGATGCCAAGCCGGAGTGGAAGTGCACCCCCAAGCATGGAAGGTTCTGTCGAAGCAGTTGACCACATAGTTTCCCAGAGGAAATCCACTTTGAGTCCTAGCTTGCTATATCCAAACATCTCTGCTAGTAATCGTGAGACTGAGCTGCAATTTCTTGCTGATCCATCATCATCGTCATACCATGGATCCAATATATTTTCGGACCGAAGGCTTGGTGGGCCTCACAAATCAATGGAGAATTTGCCTCTATTTCTGCCTAGTGGTAGTACTGGCAGTGATTGGAAAATAACTCCTTATGCTAAATTTGTGGATGCCACTGTGCAATTGCCTTGGAATAGTCTTCCAGCTCATGAGGAAGAGTCTGAGGAGGATGGATCATCTGAACAGAGTGCGTCTTTGTCTTTTGATAAAGCTGCTTTGCCGGTTTACTATGGTGGTTTATTGGACTCAATGCAG GAAACTTCCCAACTTGCTTCATCACCTACATATGATCGGAGTCACTCCTTGGGCTATAAACCTGGGGAAGAGACAGTAGTTTCTGATGTTGAACCTCATAGCCTGGATAATATCTCTATTAGCATATCAACTGCTCGTACTAATGCTCCCACCTCAGATTGTATTAAGAAAGCCTCAGCACTTGATGGCCCCAGGGATACAGTAGTTAGGTCAGCTGTACACGAAAGAGACTTCAATGCTATAAATGCCAATGCGCAGGATAATATCCCGACTGCAGGATCCCATGTTGAAGCTGGAAGGAGTGTTAATGGAACTCGTCCTTCTAATTCCAATACTAATAAATTTCACAAGAAAGAGCAACTTTCCCCTCAAAATAACATGCCGCAACAGCAAACACCTCGACATGAAAGCAACCCTTATCGAGTTCAGGTCTCTTACTCACAAACGATAAATCCAGAACTGAGTCATTTGTACAGTAGCTCGAACCAATTTCCTTATAGATCTTTAAGTGTTTCAAGGGCAGAGGTTCAACCAATTCTCCAGTCATCTGGATTCTCACCTCCACTTTATGCCACAGAATCTGCTTTTGTGACTTCACCGTCTCCATTTTATCCATATCTGCAGCCACCGGGCTTCTTCGCTCCACAATATAGCATGGATGGATATGCATACAACTCTGCGTTTCTGCCTTCCTATCTGCCTGGGTTTCCCTCTCAAGGTGCTGGTGCTATGGCATTTGACAGTGCCTCCTTTCCCATTTCTGGAGTTTCAGATGGAGGAAAtctacatgcatataatatgCAAAATCTACAGAAATTTTGTGGTCAAGTGGGAGTCCCTGTGCAACCTTCATTCTCCGATTTATTGCATATGCAGTTTTTCCGGCCAGCTGTACAAGATCTTTATGGTACCTGTGGTCATTTTAGTCATCAGATACGAGGAGATGGTGCTGTTTTGAACCAAGTGAATTCTCACGCCTCACAGAAAGGGGCAAACCTCGTTGGTCTGTCGAATGACCATAAACCTCAACATTCAGCTGCTGCAGGTTGCAACACTTATGATCCCCAAACAGGTAATATATCAAGTCACTATTCTTTTGGAAGCCCAACCAGTGTTGGTCCTTCAGTGCAATTTCCTCCTGCATCTGCTGCTAATCGAATAGTGCAAGCAAAACCTGTGGGGGGAACCAATTCTCCCAGAGGGAGATATAATATCGGTCATTCTCACTCTAGTGGTAACCCTAGCAAAGCTTATAGACACCAAAGTCAGAACTGGAGTAATATGAATCCGTATTCTTTTCTTGAAGAGTTGAAATTGGGTAAAGGTCAAAGATTAGAGCTATCCGATATAGCCGGACATATTTGTGAATTCAG CGCGGACCAACATGGAAGTAGATTCATTCAGCAGAAGTTGGAAACTTGTAGCGTCGAAGAGAAAGCTTCTGTTTTTAAGGAAGTTATTCCGAATGCTTCCAAACTAATGACTGATGTTTTTGGTAACTATGTCATTCAGAAG CTTTTTGAGTATGGTAGCTCAGAGGAACGGGAGGAGCTTGCAAATCAACTGGAAGGTCAAATTTTGCCATTGAGTTTGCAGATGTACGGGTGCCGTGTAGTCCAAAAG GCTGTTGAAGTTATtgatatagaacaaaaagcaAGGCTTGTCAGGGAGCTGGACGGACATGTAATGAGATGTGTCCGTGATCAAAATGGAAATCACGTTATACAAAAATGCATTGAGAGTATCCCCACAGACAAAATtcatttcataatttcttcttttcgtGGTCAAGTAGCAACACTTTCAACGCATCCTTATGGTTGTCGTGTCATACAG AGGGCCCTGGAGCATTGCAAAGATAAATCACAGACGCAGTTCATAGTGGATGAGATTTTGGATTCAGTTTACTCCCTTTCTCAGGACCAGTATGGTAACTATGTCGCACAG CATGTATTAGAGATGGGTAAGCCCGGCGAAAGGAGTGAAATCATTGAGAAATTATCTGGATCTATAGCAGAACTGTGCTTGCACAAGTTTGCATCAAATGTTGTCGAAAGGTGTCTGGAGTATAGTGATTCTACTTCAAGAACCATACTGATAAAGGAGATTATCGGTCATGGTGATAACGATGATAATTTATTG ATTATGATGAAAGACCAATACGCCAATTATGTCATACAGAAGATTTTACAAGTATGTAGCAGCGATCAGCAGGACATGTTGCTTGGTCTAATAAGAAACCATCTTACTGTGTTAAAGAAGTACACATACGGGAAGCACATCGTTGCTCGATTCGAAGAGCTATACGGTGAAG AAATTCAAACGTCAGAATCGTAG